Proteins from a genomic interval of Rhodothermales bacterium:
- a CDS encoding polysaccharide biosynthesis C-terminal domain-containing protein, translating to MSRIRKLASETAVYGISSVLGRAVNFLLFPFHTQVFAPEILAPIGLVYTAFVFLNILYQYGMESAYLKFASVAEDRRPVFSSSMWSLLISATLFSTALWFFQDAAGPVIGLGPDMTHLLGFAAAILVLDTAAVVPYAELRLSNRAGYFAFVRVTSALVNVAGNVILILGAGLGIEAVLIANVASSATGLLLLTGVVRRNLQLAFDRSLWRKLLRFGLPFLPGGLGYAVSERVNIFFLENMPAERVLDLYASDMPAETLAAVQAGQAEAASFVVGVYTGMIKLGVLAALGVQMFRYAWQPFFLNHARDEDAPDLFARVFLLLTAGLFAVVLGVSLFAQELVAIPIPGGGTLIDSAFWLGLIIVPPALIGYAFQGWYYHFAAGAYIEKRTGLFVRCTLIGSVVALAVNTWAVPQFGMLGAVWATTSAYATMAMALWLYLRPHYPVPYPWARALTLVAGCLAALVIWNRNPGLQVWWAELGLLGAYGLLALVTLRPLTRRVTETS from the coding sequence GTGAGTCGCATACGCAAACTGGCGTCCGAGACGGCCGTCTACGGCATCTCTTCCGTACTCGGGCGCGCAGTCAACTTCCTGCTCTTCCCGTTCCACACCCAGGTCTTCGCTCCCGAGATCTTGGCCCCCATCGGGCTGGTTTACACGGCTTTCGTGTTTCTGAACATCCTGTACCAGTACGGGATGGAGTCGGCCTACCTGAAGTTCGCTTCGGTGGCTGAAGACCGCAGGCCTGTCTTCAGTTCGTCGATGTGGTCGCTGCTGATCTCGGCCACTCTCTTTTCCACCGCGCTTTGGTTCTTCCAGGATGCGGCCGGGCCGGTGATTGGGCTGGGCCCGGATATGACCCATCTCCTGGGCTTTGCGGCGGCCATTCTTGTGCTGGACACAGCCGCCGTGGTTCCGTACGCCGAGCTTCGCCTCTCCAATCGGGCCGGCTACTTTGCGTTTGTGCGCGTGACATCCGCGCTGGTAAACGTCGCGGGCAACGTAATCCTGATCCTTGGCGCCGGACTTGGCATCGAGGCGGTGCTGATCGCCAATGTGGCATCCTCCGCCACGGGCCTGCTCCTGCTGACGGGAGTCGTTCGACGAAACCTCCAGTTGGCCTTTGACCGCTCGCTGTGGCGGAAGTTGTTGCGTTTCGGCCTGCCGTTTCTCCCGGGCGGACTAGGCTATGCCGTGAGCGAGCGGGTCAACATCTTCTTTCTGGAGAACATGCCGGCCGAGCGGGTACTGGATCTGTATGCCTCGGACATGCCTGCCGAAACCCTCGCCGCGGTGCAGGCGGGACAGGCCGAGGCAGCAAGCTTCGTCGTCGGCGTGTACACGGGCATGATCAAGCTCGGTGTGCTGGCCGCACTGGGCGTGCAGATGTTTCGCTACGCGTGGCAGCCCTTTTTCCTGAACCACGCTCGGGATGAGGACGCGCCGGATCTGTTCGCCCGCGTATTCCTGCTGCTGACCGCCGGCCTATTTGCCGTCGTTCTGGGGGTCTCCTTGTTCGCTCAGGAGCTGGTTGCAATTCCGATCCCAGGCGGCGGCACACTCATTGATTCTGCGTTTTGGCTGGGGCTCATCATTGTGCCACCGGCGCTCATCGGATATGCATTCCAGGGGTGGTACTACCACTTCGCCGCGGGCGCGTACATCGAGAAACGCACGGGACTCTTCGTGCGATGCACGCTTATCGGCAGTGTCGTTGCACTGGCCGTCAATACCTGGGCTGTGCCACAATTCGGAATGCTGGGCGCGGTTTGGGCCACCACATCCGCGTATGCGACCATGGCGATGGCCTTGTGGCTGTATCTGCGTCCTCACTACCCGGTGCCCTATCCGTGGGCCCGTGCTCTTACCCTTGTGGCCGGATGCCTCGCCGCGCTCGTCATCTGGAATCGGAATCCCGGGCTCCAGGTCTGGTGGGCCGAGCTCGGGCTGCTGGGGGCCTACGGCCTGCTCGCCCTCGTAACATTGCGCCCGCTCACTCGTCGTGTGACTGAGACTTCCTGA
- the aroQ gene encoding type II 3-dehydroquinate dehydratase, with protein sequence MHILIVNGPNLNLLGTRETDIYGAGTLEDLEQSLLSRFPGVVFEFFQSNVEGELVNRLHDTAECDGVVFNPAGYSHTSVALRDCMAAIPVPVVEVHISNIYAREDFRHTSLTGAAAAGVISGLGFDGYALAVQHLLDRSR encoded by the coding sequence ATGCACATTCTGATTGTCAACGGCCCGAACCTCAACCTGCTCGGCACGCGCGAGACCGACATCTACGGCGCGGGCACTCTGGAGGACCTCGAGCAGAGCCTGCTGTCCCGATTCCCGGGGGTGGTGTTCGAGTTCTTTCAGAGCAACGTGGAGGGCGAACTGGTGAACAGACTGCATGACACGGCGGAGTGCGATGGAGTCGTGTTCAACCCGGCCGGGTACTCGCACACCTCGGTTGCCTTGCGGGATTGCATGGCCGCCATCCCGGTCCCTGTGGTGGAAGTGCACATCTCCAACATCTACGCCCGTGAGGACTTTCGACACACATCGCTGACCGGAGCGGCGGCGGCCGGGGTGATTTCGGGGCTGGGATTCGACGGCTACGCATTGGCCGTGCAACACCTGTTGGACCGCAGCAGGTGA
- the mnmA gene encoding tRNA 2-thiouridine(34) synthase MnmA gives MSKHGRVLVAMSGGVDSSVAAVLLKEEGYEVVGITMKTWDYAQSAPSSTGKQIGCCTLESMNDARAVGIKHDFTHFIIDIREEFGDWVIDTFTEEYLSGRTPNPCVLCNTYIKWAALMRRADALDCEFIATGHYARLRHDRSLKRHVLMRGLDTNKDQSYALWGVKQEHFARTLLPLGIHRKPHIRKLAADFGLLQVADKPDSYEICFVPDNDYRRFLRDRVPDLDQRVGPGPMVHEDGTALGEHQGYPFYTIGQRHGLGLALGYPAYVTRIDAETNTVTVGPVEALDRQKLRADGLNLIKYDELIDTHHASAKVRYKDPGSACLVRQDGADAVEVEFLSPRKAITPGQAVVMYEEDDVLGGAWIREVEEPVMAG, from the coding sequence ATGAGCAAGCACGGACGCGTACTGGTAGCCATGTCCGGGGGAGTCGACTCCTCCGTGGCCGCCGTCCTCCTGAAGGAGGAGGGCTATGAGGTGGTGGGCATCACCATGAAGACCTGGGACTACGCCCAGAGCGCGCCGTCCAGCACCGGAAAGCAGATCGGCTGCTGCACGCTCGAGTCCATGAATGATGCGCGAGCGGTCGGCATCAAGCACGACTTCACGCACTTCATCATCGATATCCGGGAGGAGTTCGGTGACTGGGTCATCGACACCTTTACGGAGGAGTACCTGTCCGGCCGCACGCCCAATCCTTGCGTGCTGTGCAACACGTACATCAAGTGGGCGGCGTTGATGCGCCGAGCGGACGCGCTGGACTGTGAGTTCATTGCGACGGGGCACTACGCGCGGCTGCGCCACGACCGCAGCCTCAAGCGTCACGTACTGATGCGCGGCCTGGACACCAACAAGGATCAGAGCTACGCCTTATGGGGCGTCAAGCAGGAGCATTTTGCCCGCACCTTGCTGCCGCTCGGTATTCATCGTAAGCCGCACATCCGGAAGCTCGCGGCCGATTTCGGACTACTGCAGGTGGCAGACAAGCCGGACTCATACGAGATCTGTTTTGTGCCCGACAACGACTACCGCCGGTTTCTGCGCGATCGGGTGCCCGATCTGGACCAGCGCGTCGGTCCCGGACCGATGGTACACGAGGACGGCACGGCCCTGGGCGAGCATCAGGGTTACCCCTTCTACACGATCGGTCAGCGGCATGGATTGGGACTTGCGCTCGGCTACCCGGCGTACGTCACCCGCATCGACGCGGAAACAAATACAGTGACGGTGGGGCCGGTGGAGGCGCTGGATCGGCAGAAGCTGCGGGCCGACGGCCTGAATCTCATCAAGTACGATGAGCTCATCGACACCCACCACGCATCCGCCAAAGTGCGCTACAAGGACCCCGGATCGGCGTGTCTGGTCCGGCAAGATGGTGCGGACGCGGTCGAGGTGGAATTCCTGAGCCCGCGTAAGGCCATCACTCCAGGCCAGGCCGTGGTGATGTATGAGGAGGACGATGTGCTGGGCGGTGCCTGGATACGGGAAGTCGAGGAACCGGTGATGGCGGGCTGA
- a CDS encoding carboxypeptidase M32 — MEDLRRHLGRIADLNAAAAVLEWDMETHMPDAGVAARARQIGTLREFAHELHASDETGAFLAAAVPSSAVDQDLLRVAKRDFELAMRMPAELVGEMARVTSLARDAWKTARERDDFPAFAPHLEAVIDCNRRKAEALGYDDDPYDALLDEFEPGMKTARVSQVFADLRTELVELVAAIAEKPAHDDALLGRYFPPDRQWDLGEQVMAEIGYDFSRGRQDKSAHPFSTTFSVTDSRVTTHVHPHHFNPAFFGSLHEAGHAMYEQGVDEALDGTPLASGTSLGMHESQSRLWENLVGRSRAFWDRYFPVVQAYFPGALAQADPDGFYRAINTVRPSLIRIESDEVTYNLHIMLRFELERAMLSGDVPAADLPEAWNARMQEYLGIVPPSDAAGCLQDIHWSLGAIGYFPTYSLGNLMSAQLWEAMGRDCGDLDEHIRAGRFSVLLDWLRENVHRHGRRKTASEILLDATGSDLDAGPWMAYAKAKFGALYEL; from the coding sequence TGCCGGGGTGGCGGCCCGTGCCCGCCAGATCGGCACGTTGCGGGAGTTTGCGCACGAGTTGCACGCGTCGGACGAGACCGGTGCCTTTCTCGCGGCCGCCGTGCCGTCGAGTGCCGTGGACCAGGACCTGCTACGGGTCGCCAAACGGGACTTCGAACTGGCGATGCGCATGCCTGCCGAACTGGTCGGCGAGATGGCTCGCGTCACGAGCCTCGCCCGCGATGCGTGGAAAACCGCGCGGGAGCGAGACGACTTCCCGGCGTTCGCCCCCCACCTGGAGGCCGTGATCGACTGCAACCGGCGAAAGGCAGAAGCGCTCGGATACGACGATGACCCCTACGACGCGCTGCTGGACGAATTCGAGCCGGGCATGAAAACGGCCCGCGTGTCTCAGGTCTTCGCAGATCTGCGTACCGAGCTGGTAGAACTCGTGGCGGCCATCGCCGAAAAACCAGCCCACGACGACGCGCTGCTGGGGCGCTATTTCCCGCCGGATCGGCAGTGGGATCTGGGCGAGCAGGTGATGGCCGAGATCGGCTACGACTTCAGCCGGGGCAGGCAGGACAAGTCGGCGCATCCCTTCTCAACCACGTTTTCGGTCACGGACTCGCGGGTAACGACCCATGTGCATCCTCACCACTTCAACCCCGCTTTCTTCGGCAGTCTGCACGAGGCCGGACACGCCATGTATGAGCAGGGAGTGGACGAGGCCCTGGACGGCACGCCGCTGGCCTCCGGCACCTCGCTGGGCATGCACGAGTCGCAGTCCCGGCTGTGGGAGAACCTGGTGGGCCGATCACGCGCCTTTTGGGACCGGTATTTCCCGGTGGTGCAGGCCTATTTCCCCGGCGCGCTGGCGCAGGCCGATCCGGACGGCTTCTACCGCGCCATCAACACCGTGCGCCCCAGCCTCATCCGCATCGAATCGGACGAGGTGACCTACAATCTGCACATCATGCTGCGGTTTGAGCTGGAGCGAGCCATGCTTTCGGGCGATGTGCCCGCGGCCGATTTACCGGAAGCGTGGAACGCGCGTATGCAGGAGTACCTGGGTATCGTGCCACCTTCGGATGCAGCCGGCTGCCTGCAGGACATCCACTGGTCGCTGGGCGCGATCGGCTACTTTCCGACCTATTCGCTGGGCAATCTGATGTCCGCCCAGCTCTGGGAGGCCATGGGACGCGACTGCGGAGACCTTGACGAGCACATTCGGGCGGGCAGATTCTCAGTGCTGCTCGACTGGCTACGGGAAAACGTGCATCGGCACGGCCGTAGGAAAACCGCCAGCGAGATTCTGCTGGACGCTACCGGGTCTGACCTGGATGCGGGGCCGTGGATGGCCTACGCGAAGGCGAAGTTCGGGGCGCTGTACGAGCTCTAG